A genome region from Christensenella minuta includes the following:
- a CDS encoding KpsF/GutQ family sugar-phosphate isomerase: MNPNLMAIVKNSFAIESECLAQAFSFLDGAEFEKAVAALCRAERIAASGCGHSGIACRHFAHLMCCVERPARFISPAEAVHGATGFLLEGDVILLASRGGKTEELLPILDICKTRGVTVISVTEDLDSPLARNADIVLRMYVNREVDPYNCQGTTSFISLSAIFDALQAAVISATDYQNEKFAVVHPGGAVGKRLNQR, from the coding sequence ATGAACCCTAATTTAATGGCTATTGTCAAAAATTCTTTTGCGATTGAATCGGAGTGCCTCGCGCAGGCGTTTTCCTTCCTCGACGGGGCGGAATTTGAAAAAGCCGTGGCGGCTTTGTGCCGGGCGGAGCGGATCGCGGCCTCAGGATGCGGCCATTCCGGGATCGCCTGCCGGCATTTCGCCCACCTGATGTGCTGCGTCGAACGCCCCGCGCGTTTCATTTCCCCCGCCGAGGCAGTGCACGGCGCCACCGGCTTCCTGCTTGAAGGAGATGTTATCCTGCTCGCCTCCAGGGGCGGCAAAACGGAGGAGCTTCTGCCGATCCTCGATATCTGCAAAACGCGGGGCGTTACCGTGATCTCCGTTACGGAAGACCTCGATTCCCCGCTCGCAAGGAATGCGGATATCGTGCTTCGCATGTACGTAAACCGCGAAGTGGACCCGTATAACTGCCAGGGAACGACCAGCTTTATCAGCCTGTCGGCGATCTTCGACGCGCTTCAGGCCGCTGTAATATCGGCAACGGATTACCAAAATGAAAAATTTGCCGTCGTTCATCCCGGCGGAGCGGTGGGCAAGCGTTTGAACCAAAGATAA
- a CDS encoding DeoR/GlpR family DNA-binding transcription regulator produces MNKKASREEYILNALQSANRMTTGEAANVLGISEATVRRIFSDLEKSGKVVRNYGGIQLAENTPSYSFEQREKIFQQEKIEIGRLAAAAVMDEDTIYLDCGTTIFQMALALSVRIAKNEFSSLRIITNSIANTQAIVPSPSCKVYLIGGEYNDRRRDFSGPLTEKYLSPFHFTKCFLGCDGMHIQSGFSSNQIDISSLNTRVIERSDAKYVLLDNSKFNQCSLIAYAGLSEIDGIFTNTPPDISLQEMLSANGLKVLVPDVSR; encoded by the coding sequence ATGAACAAAAAGGCATCTCGCGAAGAATATATTCTCAATGCGCTGCAATCCGCGAACCGTATGACGACCGGAGAAGCGGCGAATGTCTTGGGAATCTCGGAGGCCACCGTACGGCGGATATTCTCGGACCTGGAAAAATCCGGGAAGGTCGTCCGCAACTACGGCGGGATACAATTGGCGGAAAACACGCCCTCTTATTCTTTCGAACAGAGGGAAAAGATATTTCAGCAGGAAAAAATTGAAATTGGCCGTTTAGCGGCAGCGGCGGTCATGGATGAGGATACCATTTACCTCGACTGCGGCACGACGATATTCCAGATGGCGCTTGCCCTGAGCGTCCGCATCGCAAAGAATGAATTTTCGTCCCTGCGGATCATCACAAACTCCATCGCCAATACGCAGGCTATCGTCCCCTCCCCAAGCTGCAAGGTCTACCTGATCGGCGGTGAATACAACGACAGGCGGCGGGATTTTTCCGGACCGCTGACAGAGAAGTACCTTTCTCCCTTCCATTTTACGAAATGCTTCCTCGGATGCGACGGTATGCACATACAATCGGGATTTTCTTCCAACCAGATCGATATTTCAAGCCTGAACACCCGTGTAATCGAGCGCTCGGACGCCAAATACGTATTGCTCGACAACAGCAAGTTCAACCAGTGCTCGCTGATCGCTTATGCCGGCTTGTCCGAAATCGACGGGATTTTCACCAATACGCCCCCGGATATTTCTCTGCAGGAAATGCTTTCGGCAAACGGACTTAAGGTATTGGTCCCGGACGTTTCCCGCTGA
- a CDS encoding ABC transporter ATP-binding protein, with product MANVILKNIKKVYPHAGGAVKKKKRTKEEGAKKSNLQITEQGVVAVQAFNLDIADKEFIVLVGPSGCGKSTLLRMIAGLEEITEGELYIGDNMVNDVEPKNRDIAMVFQNYALYPHMTVFENMAFALKLRKIPKDEIKRKVQEAAEILDITEYLDRKPKALSGGQRQRVAIGRAIVRQPQVFLMDEPLSNLDAKLRNQMRAEIIKLRQKVDTTFIYVTHDQTEAMTLGDRIVVMNDGFIQQIGTPQEVFDHPANIFVAGFIGSPQMNFFDAKLLRGGEGYSVSVNGVRFGLPEEKQALLRTRDVPEQEIVLGIRPEHITIGREDDDACVPAVVDLSEMMGTSIHLHADVNGKDVVVVVPTADAQDEGRSAFTHGMGIKMEFGGNVVHLFGREDGKNLCL from the coding sequence ATGGCAAACGTAATTTTGAAGAACATTAAGAAGGTGTACCCGCATGCCGGCGGCGCGGTGAAAAAAAAGAAGCGGACAAAGGAAGAGGGCGCGAAGAAGAGCAACCTGCAAATTACGGAGCAGGGCGTTGTCGCGGTACAGGCCTTCAACCTCGATATTGCGGATAAGGAATTCATCGTCCTGGTCGGTCCTTCCGGTTGTGGGAAATCGACGCTGCTGCGCATGATTGCGGGGCTCGAGGAGATCACGGAGGGCGAGCTGTACATCGGCGACAACATGGTGAACGACGTAGAGCCCAAGAACCGCGATATCGCGATGGTTTTCCAGAACTATGCACTATATCCCCATATGACGGTATTTGAAAACATGGCGTTTGCCCTCAAGCTGCGGAAGATTCCAAAAGATGAAATCAAAAGAAAGGTACAGGAGGCCGCGGAGATACTGGATATTACGGAATATCTTGACCGCAAGCCGAAGGCGCTGTCCGGCGGCCAGCGCCAGCGCGTCGCCATCGGCCGGGCTATCGTGCGCCAGCCGCAGGTGTTCCTGATGGACGAACCGCTTTCAAACCTCGACGCGAAGCTGCGTAACCAAATGAGGGCGGAGATCATCAAGCTCCGCCAGAAAGTGGACACCACCTTTATCTATGTGACCCACGACCAGACGGAAGCGATGACGCTCGGCGACCGGATCGTCGTCATGAACGACGGCTTCATCCAGCAGATCGGAACGCCGCAGGAAGTGTTCGACCATCCGGCGAATATCTTTGTCGCAGGGTTCATCGGTTCGCCGCAGATGAATTTCTTCGACGCAAAGCTGCTGCGCGGCGGGGAAGGATATTCCGTTTCTGTAAACGGCGTGCGGTTTGGCCTGCCGGAAGAAAAACAGGCTTTGCTGCGCACGCGGGACGTTCCGGAGCAGGAAATCGTGCTTGGCATCCGTCCGGAACACATCACAATCGGCCGGGAAGACGACGACGCATGCGTTCCCGCCGTTGTGGACCTGTCGGAAATGATGGGGACGTCGATCCACCTGCATGCCGATGTCAACGGTAAGGATGTGGTCGTCGTCGTACCGACTGCGGATGCGCAGGATGAAGGACGTTCCGCTTTTACTCATGGGATGGGTATCAAGATGGAATTCGGCGGCAATGTCGTCCACCTGTTCGGCAGGGAGGACGGAAAGAACCTCTGCCTCTGA
- a CDS encoding DUF4432 family protein encodes MVKLLGKDYSKEDFRRYCVNISQVAGITETVYQDGRARGMRALRVRNGSGLDYTLLPDRCMDIAQLSFRGVNIGLLTRNGLCAPQQTAPVPGEFDRYFSGGMLTTCGLKNCGPEETDEYGRFAHTHGRINTLPCEQSWHYSRFSGGDYVLCAHAVTRDTALEGYNLSLTREISTQMSENELKITDEIENCDYNDTDYLILYHFNFGFPFLSEDLQVRIPTGGRRPRPRNEDARRTLDVWDRFEPPADNAAESVYFHSPEPDRDGTCTVRLENPGLKIGVAVSYETEHLPVLTQWRCTRSGEYALGIEPSNNEISGMQNERHEGRSMPIPAGSRHRFRLALRCYDL; translated from the coding sequence ATGGTAAAATTACTCGGCAAGGATTATTCTAAAGAGGATTTCCGGCGTTACTGCGTCAATATTTCGCAGGTCGCTGGAATTACGGAAACTGTCTACCAGGACGGGCGGGCCCGCGGAATGCGCGCCCTTCGCGTCCGCAACGGCAGCGGGCTCGATTACACCCTTCTCCCGGACCGGTGCATGGATATTGCGCAGCTTTCTTTCAGAGGCGTCAATATCGGCCTACTGACGCGCAACGGACTGTGCGCTCCCCAGCAAACGGCGCCAGTCCCGGGTGAATTTGACCGCTACTTCAGCGGCGGGATGCTTACGACCTGCGGCCTTAAAAACTGCGGCCCAGAGGAAACGGACGAATACGGACGGTTTGCCCATACGCACGGCCGCATCAACACCCTCCCCTGCGAGCAGTCGTGGCATTATTCCCGTTTTTCGGGCGGCGACTATGTGCTCTGCGCCCACGCCGTTACCCGGGATACTGCGCTCGAAGGCTATAATTTGTCCCTTACGCGGGAGATCTCTACGCAAATGTCCGAAAATGAACTGAAAATTACGGATGAAATAGAAAACTGCGATTATAACGATACCGATTACCTGATTTTATACCATTTTAATTTCGGCTTTCCCTTCCTCAGCGAAGACTTACAGGTGCGCATCCCGACCGGAGGCAGGAGGCCCCGTCCCCGCAACGAGGACGCCCGGCGGACGCTGGATGTATGGGACCGGTTCGAGCCTCCTGCGGATAATGCTGCCGAAAGCGTGTATTTTCATTCCCCGGAGCCGGATAGGGACGGGACCTGCACGGTCCGCCTCGAAAACCCGGGACTGAAGATCGGGGTCGCCGTCTCCTATGAAACGGAGCACCTGCCGGTGCTCACGCAATGGCGCTGCACGCGTTCCGGCGAATACGCCCTCGGGATCGAACCGTCAAACAACGAGATCTCCGGTATGCAAAACGAACGCCATGAAGGCCGCTCCATGCCGATCCCGGCGGGCAGCAGGCACCGTTTCCGCCTCGCTTTGCGCTGCTACGACCTGTAA
- a CDS encoding AraC family transcriptional regulator, producing MDQEKYQPSERTLEDTPVMSEEGVFNHLLSQQNRETAGIVGAKDLSKNVPNELLPVLEMKFVSIATLSNKEGLSGVTHVHDWCDISYVMRGQLVYEIEGKETPAREGDVVIIPAGVRHREIAPADRDFEVFFLCVDFTNVGRQIDITDYIGHRGVISTWYSREIYKICENMLSEVTFRSKGYLLNLRALVLNLLVLLCRAQDEPEQRIKSIKRINSIRKKRIADEVKSYLETNYMQKISLDDLSQAFFFTPQYLSTLFRKQTGHTIIEFLNITRIKKAKEIFRQGELNVSQAALQVGFSDMHYFGKVFKQYEKQTPIQYIVELKGGTDAAEDGGKAEKA from the coding sequence TTGGATCAAGAAAAATACCAGCCGTCGGAGCGCACATTGGAAGATACGCCGGTCATGAGCGAAGAAGGCGTGTTCAACCACCTGCTGTCGCAGCAAAACCGGGAAACGGCAGGGATCGTCGGGGCGAAGGACCTTTCCAAGAACGTACCGAACGAACTGCTCCCTGTCCTTGAAATGAAGTTTGTCAGTATTGCCACGCTGAGCAATAAAGAGGGCCTTTCCGGGGTTACGCATGTGCATGACTGGTGCGACATCAGCTATGTGATGCGCGGACAGCTTGTTTACGAAATAGAGGGAAAAGAGACCCCGGCGCGCGAAGGCGACGTCGTGATTATCCCGGCGGGAGTGCGGCACCGCGAGATTGCTCCGGCAGACAGGGATTTTGAGGTTTTTTTCCTTTGCGTTGATTTTACGAATGTGGGACGCCAGATCGATATAACCGATTATATCGGGCACAGGGGCGTGATCTCGACGTGGTATTCGCGTGAGATTTATAAGATTTGTGAGAATATGCTTTCCGAGGTGACCTTCCGCTCTAAGGGCTATCTGCTGAACCTGCGGGCGCTGGTGCTGAACCTGCTTGTTTTGCTGTGCCGTGCTCAGGACGAGCCGGAGCAGCGGATCAAAAGCATCAAACGGATCAACAGCATCCGCAAAAAGCGGATCGCGGACGAAGTGAAGTCCTATCTGGAAACGAATTATATGCAGAAAATTTCCCTCGACGACCTGTCGCAGGCTTTTTTCTTCACTCCCCAGTATTTATCCACGCTTTTCCGCAAGCAGACCGGGCATACGATCATTGAATTTCTGAACATCACGAGGATCAAAAAGGCAAAAGAGATTTTCCGCCAGGGAGAGCTCAACGTTTCCCAGGCCGCCCTGCAGGTGGGGTTCAGCGATATGCATTATTTCGGAAAGGTGTTCAAGCAATATGAAAAACAGACTCCCATCCAGTATATCGTGGAATTGAAAGGCGGGACGGATGCGGCGGAAGACGGCGGGAAAGCGGAGAAAGCATAA